A genomic stretch from Candidatus Binatia bacterium includes:
- a CDS encoding GIY-YIG nuclease family protein codes for MRYVYLIRSVADPTKRYVGMTADVAARLQAHNAGKSAYTAKFRPWALVTYLGFDDDQRAIEFERYLKTGSGHAEHRHFWRGDSAAI; via the coding sequence GTGCGGTACGTCTATCTGATCCGCAGCGTCGCCGATCCCACCAAACGCTACGTCGGCATGACCGCCGATGTCGCTGCCCGTCTGCAAGCCCACAACGCCGGCAAGTCGGCGTACACGGCGAAGTTCAGGCCGTGGGCATTGGTGACCTACCTCGGATTCGACGACGACCAGCGTGCCATCGAGTTCGAGCGATATCTGAAGACGGGGTCGGGGCATGCTGAGCACCGCCACTTCTGGCGAGGGGATTCCGCGGCGATCTGA